A genomic stretch from Erigeron canadensis isolate Cc75 chromosome 9, C_canadensis_v1, whole genome shotgun sequence includes:
- the LOC122582643 gene encoding putative serine/threonine-protein kinase isoform X1, whose protein sequence is MGIGCCCASFDSCKSDTDPPPPLPSNDLDMIATNNVKQFSYNSLRSATRNFHPSNKIGGGGFGVVYKGVLRDDGTHVAIKSLSAESKQGTIEFLTEIYMISRIKHPNLVQLIGCCVEDGHRILVYEFLKNNSLSSALLVNGSRSGKHIDLDWATRVSICKGTASGLAYLHEEAEPHIVHRDIKASNVLLDENFHPKIGDFGLAKLFPDNVTHVSTRVAGTVGYLAPEYAMLGQLTKKVDVYSFGILMLEIISGKSSSKVAFGEDLLVLVEWVWKLKDEGRLLEIVDPDLTDCPDDEIMHFITIALFCTQAVSSQRPSMKQVVEMLSKKVNLNAGLLTEPRIYRSHTSERRSGSGKSLEAKKSRAFNGKQTVNPFVTVSSSEVSNSYSISRMFPR, encoded by the exons ATGGGTATTGGTTGTTGTTGTGCCTCTTTTGATTCATGTAAATCCGATACCGATCCTCCTCCTCCCCTTCCCTCAAATG ATCTAGATATGATTGCTACAAACAACGTTAAACAATTCTCATATAATTCGTTAAGATCAGCTACAAGAAACTTTCACCCATCCAATAAGATAGGCGGAGGTGGATTTGGAGTTGTCTACAAG GGGGTTCTGAGAGATGATGGTACTCATGTTGCAATTAAGTCTCTCTCTGCTGAATCTAAACAAGGGACTATTGAATTCTTGACTGAAATTTATATGATTTCCAGAATTAAGCATCCCAACCTCGTTCAACTCATCGGTTGTTGTGTTGAAGATGGTCATCGGATTCTGGTCTATGAGTTCTTAAAAAACAACAGCCTTTCTTCTGCTCTACTAGTTAATG GTTCGAGATCAGGCAAACACATAGACCTGGATTGGGCTACACGGGTTAGTATATGCAAAGGCACAGCATCAGGTCTTGCATATCTTCACGAGGAAGCCGAACCACATATTGTCCATCGAGATATAAAGGCGAGCAATGTACTTCTTGATGAAAACTTTCATCCTAAAATTGGAGATTTTGGACTTGCAAAACTTTTCCCTGATAATGTTACTCATGTTAGTACTCGAGTTGCTGGAACAGT GGGATATCTGGCTCCAGAATATGCGATGTTGGGACAACTTACAAAGAAAGTGGATGTATATAGTTTTGGCATACTTATGCTTGAAATTATAAGTGGTAAAAGTAGTAGTAAAGTAGCCTTTGGCGAGGATCTTTTGGTTCTGGTTGAATGG GTTTGGAAACTCAAAGATGAAGGAAGACTTCTAGAAATTGTTGACCCTGACCTAACAGATTGTCCAGATGACGAGATCATGCACTTCATTACAATTGCACTGTTCTGTACACAAGCGGTTTCAAGCCAAAGACCGTCAATGAAACAAGTAGTCGAGATGCTCTCAAAAAAAGTAAACCTTAATGCAGGACTGTTAACAGAGCCTAGGATATACAGATCACATACTTCAGAGAGGCGTTCTGGTAGTGGTAAGTCACTAGAAGCCAAAAAATCCCGAGCATTTAATGGCAAGCAGACAGTAAATCCTTTTGTAACTGTCTCATCTTCAGAAGTTAGCAATTCTTATAGTATATCACGAATGTTTCCAAGATGA
- the LOC122582643 gene encoding putative serine/threonine-protein kinase isoform X2 translates to MGIGCCCASFDSCKSDTDPPPPLPSNDMIATNNVKQFSYNSLRSATRNFHPSNKIGGGGFGVVYKGVLRDDGTHVAIKSLSAESKQGTIEFLTEIYMISRIKHPNLVQLIGCCVEDGHRILVYEFLKNNSLSSALLVNGSRSGKHIDLDWATRVSICKGTASGLAYLHEEAEPHIVHRDIKASNVLLDENFHPKIGDFGLAKLFPDNVTHVSTRVAGTVGYLAPEYAMLGQLTKKVDVYSFGILMLEIISGKSSSKVAFGEDLLVLVEWVWKLKDEGRLLEIVDPDLTDCPDDEIMHFITIALFCTQAVSSQRPSMKQVVEMLSKKVNLNAGLLTEPRIYRSHTSERRSGSGKSLEAKKSRAFNGKQTVNPFVTVSSSEVSNSYSISRMFPR, encoded by the exons ATGGGTATTGGTTGTTGTTGTGCCTCTTTTGATTCATGTAAATCCGATACCGATCCTCCTCCTCCCCTTCCCTCAAATG ATATGATTGCTACAAACAACGTTAAACAATTCTCATATAATTCGTTAAGATCAGCTACAAGAAACTTTCACCCATCCAATAAGATAGGCGGAGGTGGATTTGGAGTTGTCTACAAG GGGGTTCTGAGAGATGATGGTACTCATGTTGCAATTAAGTCTCTCTCTGCTGAATCTAAACAAGGGACTATTGAATTCTTGACTGAAATTTATATGATTTCCAGAATTAAGCATCCCAACCTCGTTCAACTCATCGGTTGTTGTGTTGAAGATGGTCATCGGATTCTGGTCTATGAGTTCTTAAAAAACAACAGCCTTTCTTCTGCTCTACTAGTTAATG GTTCGAGATCAGGCAAACACATAGACCTGGATTGGGCTACACGGGTTAGTATATGCAAAGGCACAGCATCAGGTCTTGCATATCTTCACGAGGAAGCCGAACCACATATTGTCCATCGAGATATAAAGGCGAGCAATGTACTTCTTGATGAAAACTTTCATCCTAAAATTGGAGATTTTGGACTTGCAAAACTTTTCCCTGATAATGTTACTCATGTTAGTACTCGAGTTGCTGGAACAGT GGGATATCTGGCTCCAGAATATGCGATGTTGGGACAACTTACAAAGAAAGTGGATGTATATAGTTTTGGCATACTTATGCTTGAAATTATAAGTGGTAAAAGTAGTAGTAAAGTAGCCTTTGGCGAGGATCTTTTGGTTCTGGTTGAATGG GTTTGGAAACTCAAAGATGAAGGAAGACTTCTAGAAATTGTTGACCCTGACCTAACAGATTGTCCAGATGACGAGATCATGCACTTCATTACAATTGCACTGTTCTGTACACAAGCGGTTTCAAGCCAAAGACCGTCAATGAAACAAGTAGTCGAGATGCTCTCAAAAAAAGTAAACCTTAATGCAGGACTGTTAACAGAGCCTAGGATATACAGATCACATACTTCAGAGAGGCGTTCTGGTAGTGGTAAGTCACTAGAAGCCAAAAAATCCCGAGCATTTAATGGCAAGCAGACAGTAAATCCTTTTGTAACTGTCTCATCTTCAGAAGTTAGCAATTCTTATAGTATATCACGAATGTTTCCAAGATGA
- the LOC122581382 gene encoding uncharacterized protein LOC122581382, translated as MADHHNDEDRNEEEEPIFAGDSMDILDQIGRALEKYIPLLLKSLNQTLEGAVNDHIAQMIREEVAVNVQREFEKRDAKDKGKKTEYEREVEVTREKVYKKKFTFRDFEVCHPPEYHGDRDPIVCTRWISKIKGAFRTIQCPSHLKVIFAVGMLRNSGKRWWDDLLAIKKGALYHVEWPEFKAMFFKECRSEAEVTKLRSEFLNDCQGNMSLNEFRAQYLDIAQFCPEFLENDQLLKEQFYLKVRKSLREKISLRQMESFSMLADVARDHEIEKSRVDEGDLERKHEDTHSPSKRFKQEGSSGSNATRRNIPFCRQCKRNHSGVCKVSEKGSLYLWETGAYKPGVQVKDPKAYHMFQMLRGGPHEKLVS; from the coding sequence ATGGCTGATCATCATAATGACGAAGATAGGAACGAAGAAGAAGAGCCCATATTTGCCGGGGATAGTATGGATATCTTGGACCAAATAGGGAGAGCATTGGAGAAGTATATTCCTCTTTTACTAAAAAGTTTGAATCAAACATTAGAAGGAGCTGTGAACGACCACATTGCGCAGATGATTAGAGAAGAAGTTGCGGTCAATGTGCAACGGGAGTTTGAGAAAAGAGATGCCAAAGATAAAGGCAAGAAGACCGAATATGAAAGGGAGGTGGAAGTAACAAGGGAGAAGGTCTATAAGAAGAAGTTCACTTTTCGAGACTTTGAAGTATGCCACCCACCGGAGTATCACGGTGATCGTGATCCCATCGTTTGTACTCGGTGGATATCGAAGATCAAAGGGGCATTCCGCACTATTCAATGCCCCTCACATTTGAAGGTCATATTTGCGGTTGGTATGCTTAGGAACAGTGGAAAGAGATGGTGGGATGATTTGTTGGCTATCAAGAAGGGGGCACTATATCATGTGGAATGGCCCGAATTTAAGGCTATGTTTTTCAAGGAGTGCCGGTCGGAGGCCGAGGTAACTAAGTTGAGAAGCGAATTCCTCAATGACTGTCAAGGCAACATGAGCTTAAATGAATTCCGAGCTCAATACTTGGACATAGCACAATTTTGTCCAGAATTTCTTGAGAATGATCAGTTACTTAAGGAGCAATTTTATTTGAAGGTGAGGAAAAGCTTACGGGAGAAGATTAGTTTACGTCAAATGGAGTCTTTCTCCATGTTGGCGGATGTTGCTAGGGATCATGAGATTGAGAAGTCAAGGGTGGATGAAGGAGACTTAGAAAGGAAGCATGAAGATACCCATTCTCCAAGTAAACGATTCAAACAAGAAGGTAGCTCCGGTAGCAATGCTACAAGAAGAAATATCCCCTTTTGCCGTCAATGTAAGAGGAACCATTCGGGGGTGTGTAAGGTGTCGGAGAAAGGAAGTTTATACTTGTGGGAAACCGGGGCATACAAGCCGGGAGTGCAAGTCAAAGACCCAAAAGCCTATCATATGTTTCAAATGCTTCGAGGAGGTCCACATGAGAAGCTCGTGTCCTAA
- the LOC122581353 gene encoding uncharacterized acetyltransferase At3g50280 yields the protein MPSSSTIISCTTSASAAASSSDPGPVTIISKCTIYPAATRDSERRCLCLQLSVSDLPMLSCQYIQKGVLLSRPPLPSHQLIPLFKLSLSRTLSHFRPLAGRLSTAPDGLVSILCNDSGVQFVHATATHLHTRQILTLHSDVHPCFKTFFEFDKTLSYAGHHRPIAAVQVTEIADGVFIGCTVNHAVVDGTSFWNFFNTFAEITKGCQKVTNPPDFSRENVFISPVVLPLPAGGPAATFSGDEPLRERIIHFSREAILRMKFRANNPLWNSDLAGGDSGLKPKSEISSFQSLCAQLWRAVTRARKFDDEVGKTTTFRMAVNCRHRLEPKVDPLYFGNLIQSIPTVASVGALLSHDLSWAANQLHQNVVAHDNATVRRGVKDWENNPKLFPLGNFDGAMITMGSSPRFPMYNNDFGWGRPMAVRSGKANKFDGKISAFPGRDGDGSVDLEVVLAPETMASLERDQEFMQYVSS from the coding sequence atGCCTTCATCATCAACAATAATATCTTGTACTACAAGTGCAAGTGCTGCGGCAAGTAGTAGTGACCCGGGTCCAGTCACCATAATCTCAAAATGCACCATCTATCCAGCAGCAACAAGAGATTCAGAAAGGAGGTGTTTGTGTTTGCAACTCTCGGTGTCTGATCTCCCAATGCTTTCTTGCCAATACATTCAGAAAGGTGTTCTCCTCTCCCGACCTCCTCTCCCTTCCCACCAACTCATCCCCCTTTTCAAGCTTTCCCTCTCTCGTACCCTTTCTCACTTCCGACCTCTCGCCGGCCGTCTCTCCACCGCCCCCGACGGCCTCGTCTCCATCCTCTGCAACGATTCCGGCGTCCAGTTCGTTCACGCCACCGCCACCCACCTCCACACCCGCCAAATCCTCACCCTTCACTCCGACGTCCACCCTTGTTTCAAGACCTTCTTCGAATTCGACAAGACTTTGAGCTACGCCGGCCACCACCGGCCCATCGCGGCCGTGCAGGTCACCGAGATCGCTGATGGGGTTTTTATTGGATGTACTGTCAATCATGCTGTTGTTGACGGTACTTCCTTCTGGAACTTCTTTAATACTTTTGCCGAGATCACAAAAGGGTGTCAGAAAGTCACAAACCCGCCGGATTTTAGCCGGGAAAACGTGTTCATCTCTCCGGTTGTTTTGCCACTGCCCGCCGGCGGGCCTGCCGCCACGTTTTCAGGCGACGAGCCTCTGAGAGAGAGAATCATTCATTTCAGTCGAGAAGCAATCTTGAGGATGAAATTCAGAGCCAACAATCCCTTGTGGAATTCGGATCTGGCGGGTGGTGATTCAggtttaaaaccgaaaagtgAGATTTCGTCTTTCCAGTCATTATGTGCTCAACTATGGCGTGCGGTGACGCGTGCGCGTAAGTTTGATGATGAGGTGGGGAAAACCACAACGTTTCGGATGGCGGTGAATTGTAGGCACAGATTAGAACCAAAAGTGGACCCCCTGTATTTTGGGAACTTGATCCAAAGCATCCCGACGGTGGCTTCGGTTGGGGCTTTATTGTCACATGACTTATCATGGGCAGCCAATCAGCTTCACCAAAACGTCGTGGCGCATGATAACGCTACCGTGCGCCGCGGGGTCAAAGACTGGGAAAACAATCCCAAGCTGTTCCCCTTGGGGAATTTCGATGGCGCCATGATCACCATGGGGAGCTCCCCTCGGTTTCCAATGTACAACAATGATTTCGGGTGGGGTCGGCCGATGGCGGTTCGGAGCGGTAAGGCTAACAAGTTTGATGGGAAGATTTCGGCTTTTCCGGGGAGGGATGGTGATGGGAGTGTTGATCTGGAGGTTGTTTTGGCTCCCGAAACAATGGCGTCTCTTGAACGTGATCAAGAATTTATGCAATACGTTTCCAGCTGA
- the LOC122581385 gene encoding protein ALP1-like has product MARAVHPGRQGPTIMLEAVASYDLWIWHAYFGPAGSNNDINVLNELDLFDDLLQDRAPKVEFSVNGEQFTKGYCLADGIYPEWATLIKSFKCPMDSKTTKFKRYQEAARKDVEQAFGVLQGRWQIIEQYARPYSTNKIKRIMLCCVILHNMIVEDNGRVVTEFEEELIANTTLPTRTWTERCSTQLRMYGELRDRIAHHQLRNALIEHVWNLPEDGR; this is encoded by the coding sequence ATGGCAAGGGCAGTACACCCGGGGCGACAAGGGCCAacaatcatgcttgaagcggttgcttcatatgatttgtggatctGGCATGCCTACTTTGGCCCTGctggttcgaacaacgacatcaacgtcctcAACGAGTTAGATTTGTTCGATGATTTGCTACAAGACAGGGCTCCTAAAGTAGAGTTTTCGGTCAATGGGGAGCAGTTTACAAAGGGATATTGCCTAGCAGATGGTATTTATCCAGAATGGGCGACTCTTATTAAGTCATTCAAGTGCCCGATGGACTCGAAAACCACCAAGTTCAAAAGATACCAAGAAGCTGCAAGAAAAGATGTCGAGCAAGCATTTGGGGTTCTTCAAGGTCGTTGGCAAATTATTGAACAATACGCGCGGCCATATAGTACCAACAAGATAAAACGGATCATGTTATGTTGTGTGATCCTACACAACATGATCGTTGAAGATAACGGGCGTGTAGTTACAGAGTTTGAAGAAGAGTTGATAGCTAATACTACACTCCCAACTCGTACGTGGACTGAAAGGTGTTCAACGCAGCTTCGTATGTACGGGGAGCTTCGCGATAGAATTGCTCACCATCAACTCCGCAATGCTCTGATCgaacatgtttggaacctccCGGAAGACGGCCGTTAA
- the LOC122581390 gene encoding uncharacterized protein LOC122581390: MSDSSSSSSSDDYISNDYEVLNNAVTQMNVIFNPQAIGACLNVIFDEEEKQHQEASSSSRPKFTRRVISRDHVGAAKLLYDHYFAPNCTYPPDMFRRRFRMRKEMFLRIVRDINSFQSIEPLPKHFQFFHKGATDATGRPGFNIFQKCTFAIRQVAYSFKADALDEYLQMAQDTGYQCLDAFCKCVIHLYQQEYLRRPTEADVERLTAKHE, encoded by the coding sequence ATGTctgattcatcatcatcatcctctagTGACGATTACATATCAAACGATTACGAAGTACTCAACAATGCTGTTACGCAAATGAATGTTATTTTCAATCCCCAAGCCATAGGTGCGTGTCTTAACGTTATCTTTGACGAAGAAGAAAAGCAACACCAAGAAGCGTCAAGTTCTTCAAGACCCAAGTTTACTAGAAGGGTGATCTCGCGAGATCACGTGGGTGCCGCAAAGCTTTTATACGATCATTACTTTGCGCCTAACTGCACTTACCCACCTGATATGTTTCGTAGAAGGTTCCGAATGCGAAAGGAAATGTTTTTGCGCATAGTGCGAGACATAAACTCCTTTCAAAGCATAGAACCGCTACCGAAACACTTTCAGTTCTTCCACAAAGGCGCGACAGATGCTACTGGTCGTCCCGGTTtcaacattttccaaaaatgtacTTTTGCTATACGCCAGGTAGCGTATAGCTTTAAGGCTGATGCTTTAGATGAGTACTTGCAGATGGCTCAAGATACAGGCTACCAGTGTTTAGATGCTTTCTGCAAATGTGTGATACACCTTTATCAACAGGAGTACTTGAGAAGGCCTACAGAAGCCGATGTCGAGCGGTTAACTGCCAAACATGAGTAG